A genomic segment from Orrella daihaiensis encodes:
- a CDS encoding aminopeptidase P N-terminal domain-containing protein, translating into MSLVGPLHDISVYQTRRERIATWMRTEGGGIALIPTGCARMRNADASYPFRFDSQFYYLTGFTEPDAWLIILAPKGQSTESWLLCQPKNPESETWDGKRWGPDAAKEAFGFEGAASVDELDGWMSEKLCGHSRLFAPLHRSSMPDLVSQMQRWVNTARQKSRGIKKVPTHWIDLTPTISHHRLVKDAHELAVMRESARIAAIGHCAAMRAAKPGLTERALEAELMAVFLREGAQAAAYETIVATGVNACTLHHAAGASRIGEHDLVLIDAGCELNGYASDITRTFPASGRFTPEQAALYDIVLAAQDAATAHTAPGLSFNAGHDAAVKVLTQGLIDEGIIQSSLDAAIEQSLYRPYYMHRTGHWLGLDVHDAGPYRLTEVDTDEPDWRALEPGMVLTIEPGLYITPGSGAPERFWNIGIRIEDDAVVTETGCALITRGVPVARKEIEALVQSGR; encoded by the coding sequence ATGTCACTGGTAGGTCCATTGCACGACATCTCGGTTTATCAAACCCGACGCGAGCGTATCGCTACCTGGATGCGCACCGAGGGCGGCGGCATTGCCTTGATCCCAACAGGTTGCGCGCGTATGCGCAATGCCGACGCGAGTTACCCATTTCGCTTTGACAGCCAGTTTTACTACCTCACTGGCTTTACTGAACCCGATGCCTGGCTGATCATTCTCGCGCCCAAAGGCCAATCCACCGAGTCGTGGCTGCTGTGCCAACCCAAGAACCCGGAATCAGAAACCTGGGACGGCAAACGCTGGGGGCCTGATGCTGCCAAAGAGGCATTCGGTTTTGAGGGGGCAGCCTCAGTTGATGAGCTCGATGGCTGGATGAGCGAGAAGCTTTGCGGTCACAGCCGGCTGTTCGCACCGTTACATCGCAGCAGCATGCCCGATCTGGTCAGCCAAATGCAGCGCTGGGTGAATACCGCCCGTCAGAAGTCGCGCGGCATTAAAAAAGTACCCACTCACTGGATCGACCTAACCCCCACCATCAGCCACCACCGGCTTGTCAAAGACGCGCATGAGCTTGCGGTCATGCGCGAATCCGCGCGCATCGCAGCCATCGGTCACTGTGCGGCGATGCGCGCTGCCAAGCCAGGTCTGACCGAACGGGCGCTTGAGGCCGAGCTGATGGCCGTTTTTTTGCGGGAAGGCGCGCAAGCAGCAGCCTACGAAACCATTGTGGCCACTGGTGTCAATGCCTGCACGCTTCACCATGCCGCTGGTGCCAGCCGAATTGGTGAACATGATTTGGTGCTGATTGACGCCGGCTGTGAACTCAATGGCTATGCCTCTGACATCACCCGAACCTTTCCGGCCAGCGGGCGTTTTACGCCTGAACAAGCGGCACTCTACGACATTGTGCTGGCAGCCCAAGACGCGGCCACTGCCCACACCGCGCCAGGTCTGTCGTTTAACGCCGGGCACGATGCGGCTGTCAAGGTGCTGACTCAAGGCTTGATTGATGAGGGCATCATTCAAAGCAGTCTGGACGCTGCTATTGAGCAAAGCCTTTATCGGCCCTACTACATGCACCGCACAGGCCACTGGCTAGGTTTGGATGTCCATGATGCGGGCCCTTATCGCTTGACGGAGGTTGACACCGATGAGCCCGACTGGCGCGCACTTGAGCCGGGCATGGTATTGACCATTGAGCCCGGGCTTTACATCACGCCTGGTTCCGGTGCACCCGAGAGATTTTGGAATATCGGCATTCGCATTGAAGACGATGCGGTGGTGACTGAGACGGGCTGCGCGCTTATTACGCGCGGGGTGCCGGTAGCGCGCAAAGAGATTGAGGCACTGGTGCAGTCAGGTCGCTGA
- a CDS encoding cytochrome c oxidase assembly protein, which produces MDWLGWLVPWEFSPALLIAFALGITLFVRGQRVHKVSTSRKVLFWSGVVLIYLSMHTLLDYYAERMFFMHRIQHLVLHHLGPLVLMAAYPGSVMRAGMPLAWRSRLRRFNQTLTGRAIIAIMTNPIFVPALFVFLVIVWLIPSVQFYSMLDWRLYRIMNWSVVISGFMYWNLILDRRPAPPAAMTPGGRVISPIVTMAPQMVAGAIIAFTERDLYPLFDLCGRAIAMSAITDQAIGGLTMWIPAAMTEVAGLLIALRNVMRLSSKGRWGKGPPPAKRTPTPATG; this is translated from the coding sequence ATGGATTGGTTAGGTTGGCTTGTGCCCTGGGAGTTTTCTCCGGCGTTGTTGATCGCGTTTGCGCTCGGCATTACTTTGTTCGTGCGAGGCCAACGCGTGCACAAAGTCAGCACCTCACGCAAAGTGTTGTTCTGGAGCGGGGTGGTGTTGATTTATCTATCGATGCATACCCTGCTGGACTACTACGCCGAGCGTATGTTCTTCATGCATCGCATCCAGCATCTGGTGCTGCATCATCTGGGGCCGCTGGTGTTAATGGCTGCGTATCCGGGCTCGGTGATGCGCGCTGGTATGCCGCTTGCCTGGCGCAGCCGACTAAGAAGGTTTAACCAGACGCTGACGGGTCGCGCCATCATTGCGATCATGACCAACCCGATATTTGTGCCAGCGTTGTTCGTGTTTCTGGTGATCGTTTGGTTAATCCCGTCTGTGCAGTTTTACTCCATGCTCGATTGGCGGCTTTATCGCATCATGAACTGGTCGGTGGTGATCAGTGGATTTATGTACTGGAACCTTATTTTGGATCGCCGGCCTGCACCACCGGCAGCCATGACGCCTGGTGGGCGGGTGATCTCCCCGATTGTGACGATGGCACCGCAAATGGTGGCTGGCGCCATCATCGCGTTTACCGAGCGTGATCTTTATCCGCTGTTTGATTTGTGTGGTCGGGCCATCGCGATGTCTGCCATCACGGATCAGGCTATTGGTGGTTTGACCATGTGGATTCCGGCTGCCATGACCGAAGTGGCAGGGCTATTGATTGCACTACGCAACGTCATGCGGCTATCGAGTAAGGGGCGATGGGGCAAGGGTCCGCCGCCGGCTAAACGGACACCGACACCGGCGACGGGGTAG
- the galU gene encoding UTP--glucose-1-phosphate uridylyltransferase GalU, whose protein sequence is MRPIRKAVFPVAGLGTRFLPATKAMPKEMLPVVDKPLIQYAVEEAVAAGVTELIFVTGRSKRAIEDHFDSAPELEMELARKDKQAMLAAVKNILPDHVSCIYIRQTAPLGLGHAVLTAAPVVGDEPFAVLLADDLIDADKPVLSQLIDAALTHQGSILGVQEVAREDTDKYGIVSSNKVNSRTERVNAIVEKPAPDAAPSTLAVVGRYVLDAAIFNHLRRTQAGSGGEIQLTDGIASLMTEKPVFAHRYEGTRYDCGSKAGMFAATVAYGKKYHGLEP, encoded by the coding sequence ATGCGCCCCATCAGAAAAGCCGTTTTTCCTGTCGCTGGTCTCGGCACCCGATTTCTGCCAGCCACCAAAGCCATGCCCAAGGAGATGCTGCCGGTGGTTGACAAACCACTGATTCAATACGCAGTTGAGGAAGCGGTCGCAGCAGGTGTAACAGAGCTGATATTTGTGACGGGGCGCAGCAAACGAGCCATCGAAGATCATTTCGATTCGGCGCCTGAACTTGAGATGGAACTGGCCCGAAAGGACAAGCAAGCGATGCTCGCCGCGGTTAAAAACATCCTGCCGGATCATGTCAGTTGCATTTACATCCGCCAAACCGCCCCGCTCGGGCTCGGTCATGCGGTGCTTACCGCGGCCCCGGTCGTGGGTGACGAACCATTTGCTGTGCTGCTTGCTGATGACTTGATCGATGCTGACAAGCCAGTCTTGTCACAGCTAATTGATGCAGCACTCACGCACCAAGGCAGCATTCTGGGCGTGCAAGAAGTGGCGCGCGAGGACACTGATAAATACGGCATCGTTTCCAGCAACAAAGTCAATTCACGCACCGAACGAGTTAATGCCATCGTGGAAAAACCCGCCCCCGATGCCGCTCCTTCAACCCTTGCCGTGGTGGGTCGCTATGTGCTCGATGCCGCCATCTTTAACCATCTGCGTCGAACGCAGGCGGGCTCAGGCGGCGAAATCCAATTAACCGACGGTATCGCCTCGCTGATGACAGAAAAGCCAGTCTTTGCGCACCGCTACGAGGGAACACGTTACGACTGCGGCAGCAAAGCAGGCATGTTTGCCGCCACAGTGGCTTATGGCAAGAAGTATCACGGCCTAGAGCCATAG
- a CDS encoding M48 family metalloprotease → MLRMRLSVKQKIAAVVLAVSAPALVTAPALAQPMGLPNIGAASGSDLSPALERALGDLIIASGRRDPTYVHDAEINQYLNDMAKRLSRYAVSHAVHVDVFGVLDPRFNAFALPGGYIGINTGLIVQADSESEVAGVMAHEIAHVTQRHIARGLTQQKQSEMIALASVAAALLAALAGGVNVASGIAAFGQAAAIDQQLGYSRDAEREADRVGFHMLSKAGYDPNGLQEMFAKLMNSAQFNMAGSGGNAYFSTHPLSIERMTDMQNRTQLLDNNRFPSSDAFWYVRARALVLQTVERHDVTRIIDKLQDEGRRLKGAQRSAAWLALSELASQRRQYVDAKRFLDYARQGVKDSPYIERQAAALALAQDNAASALSIARSALTRWPNHRALAEIQARALQKLGRHAEAAKFLEQQIKKWPSESPVLYQLLAVNLADSKQPAQARRAMADYYVLTGALPSAMAQLQQAREMTQDFHEQSRIDAQIRSLQARMAQEKSVLEKFSS, encoded by the coding sequence ATGTTACGTATGCGTTTGTCCGTAAAGCAAAAGATTGCCGCCGTCGTACTGGCGGTGTCGGCGCCTGCCTTGGTGACAGCGCCGGCGTTGGCACAGCCCATGGGCTTGCCCAATATTGGCGCGGCTAGCGGTTCAGATCTGTCGCCGGCGCTCGAGCGCGCCTTGGGCGATCTCATCATCGCAAGCGGCAGGCGAGATCCCACCTACGTGCATGATGCTGAGATCAATCAGTACCTCAATGATATGGCCAAACGCCTGTCGCGTTACGCAGTCAGTCATGCGGTACACGTTGATGTGTTCGGCGTGCTTGATCCGCGCTTTAACGCCTTCGCGTTACCCGGAGGCTATATCGGTATTAATACTGGTCTGATTGTGCAAGCTGATTCCGAGTCGGAAGTGGCAGGCGTGATGGCACACGAAATCGCACACGTCACCCAGCGCCACATTGCGCGCGGGTTGACCCAGCAAAAGCAAAGCGAGATGATCGCGCTGGCCTCCGTGGCGGCAGCATTGTTGGCCGCCTTGGCGGGTGGTGTGAATGTGGCCTCGGGTATTGCCGCGTTTGGGCAGGCCGCTGCCATTGACCAGCAGCTAGGGTACTCACGTGATGCAGAACGTGAGGCTGATCGGGTGGGGTTTCATATGCTTAGCAAAGCCGGCTACGATCCGAACGGATTGCAGGAGATGTTTGCCAAGCTCATGAACAGCGCACAGTTCAATATGGCTGGTTCAGGTGGCAATGCTTATTTCAGCACCCATCCACTGAGTATTGAGCGCATGACCGACATGCAAAACCGTACCCAGTTGTTGGACAACAACCGGTTTCCTAGCTCTGATGCCTTCTGGTATGTACGTGCCCGTGCTCTGGTGTTGCAAACCGTCGAGCGTCATGATGTCACGCGCATCATCGATAAGCTGCAAGACGAGGGCAGGCGTCTGAAAGGGGCGCAACGTTCAGCCGCTTGGCTAGCCTTGTCTGAGTTGGCCTCCCAGCGCCGGCAATACGTTGATGCCAAGCGGTTTTTGGACTATGCGCGCCAAGGCGTGAAAGACTCGCCCTACATTGAACGCCAGGCAGCTGCCCTGGCGCTGGCCCAGGATAACGCAGCCAGTGCTTTGTCGATTGCTCGCTCGGCGCTCACGCGTTGGCCAAATCACCGTGCGTTAGCGGAAATCCAGGCGCGTGCCCTGCAAAAACTTGGGCGTCATGCTGAAGCGGCCAAGTTTCTGGAGCAACAAATCAAGAAGTGGCCCTCCGAGTCGCCGGTGCTTTATCAATTGCTAGCCGTCAACCTAGCGGACTCAAAGCAGCCAGCGCAGGCTCGTCGAGCCATGGCTGACTACTATGTGTTGACCGGTGCTTTACCCTCGGCCATGGCGCAATTGCAGCAGGCACGTGAGATGACTCAGGATTTCCATGAACAGTCACGAATCGACGCACAGATTCGAAGTCTTCAGGCGCGTATGGCGCAGGAAAAGTCAGTACTGGAAAAATTCAGTAGTTAG
- a CDS encoding YheT family hydrolase: MTAQIDTSPCPAPAWLPGGHLQTLYGALVAPANRLRFVRERVRSADGDFLDFDWSAPGLVLHPKDRKVNRDGLPKKSAATRWIEASDRDLIDHHQDAPALVLLHGLEGDSNSRYVQSILQYFRARGWLVVLAHFRGCSGTPNLLARSYFSGDIDEVDFILNAVIERAPMAQWHVAGVSLGGNALLKYLGERAGQTAPIETAVSICAPMDLFAAGNRLSEDWVCRQVYTRHFLRSMKPKIMEKASRFPGAIDVTRISRARTLKDFDDAYTAPMHGFANALDYWQKASSKPWLPYIEVPTLIINPRNDPFIPEPSLPGPSEASAHVTLHQPAEGGHMGFVTGRFPGNLNWLPARLAKFFNVRQ, translated from the coding sequence ATGACTGCACAGATCGACACATCACCTTGTCCCGCACCTGCCTGGCTACCGGGCGGCCACCTGCAAACCTTGTATGGTGCGTTGGTAGCGCCTGCCAATCGATTACGGTTCGTGCGTGAACGTGTCAGATCGGCCGATGGCGACTTTCTGGACTTTGACTGGAGCGCACCTGGCCTGGTGCTACACCCCAAAGATCGCAAGGTAAATCGTGATGGTCTACCCAAGAAAAGTGCAGCCACCCGCTGGATTGAGGCCAGTGACAGAGACTTGATTGACCACCATCAAGATGCACCCGCATTGGTGCTATTGCATGGCTTGGAAGGCGACAGCAACAGTCGCTACGTTCAGTCCATCCTGCAGTATTTCCGGGCCCGCGGCTGGCTGGTGGTGCTGGCTCATTTCCGTGGCTGCTCGGGTACACCGAACCTTCTGGCACGCTCTTACTTCTCGGGGGACATCGATGAGGTCGATTTCATTCTGAATGCCGTGATCGAGCGTGCACCAATGGCTCAATGGCATGTAGCTGGTGTCTCACTAGGCGGCAATGCGCTACTTAAATATCTGGGTGAGCGCGCCGGGCAGACCGCACCAATCGAAACCGCTGTCAGCATCTGCGCCCCGATGGATCTGTTCGCAGCCGGCAACCGGCTCAGTGAAGACTGGGTCTGCCGACAAGTCTACACCCGGCATTTCTTGCGCAGCATGAAACCAAAAATCATGGAAAAAGCCTCACGGTTTCCGGGTGCCATTGACGTGACTCGTATTTCGCGCGCCAGAACGCTGAAAGATTTTGATGATGCCTACACGGCACCCATGCATGGTTTTGCCAATGCGCTGGACTATTGGCAAAAGGCCTCAAGCAAACCGTGGCTGCCCTACATCGAAGTGCCCACGCTAATTATTAATCCACGCAACGACCCCTTCATTCCCGAACCGTCGCTACCCGGCCCGTCAGAGGCGAGTGCTCATGTCACCCTGCATCAACCAGCCGAGGGTGGCCATATGGGATTTGTCACGGGCAGATTTCCCGGCAACCTGAACTGGCTGCCAGCACGCTTGGCCAAATTTTTTAATGTGCGGCAATAA
- a CDS encoding YybH family protein, which translates to MFASATEAEQAFYRALARGDIEGLMQVWAGDEEIVCVHPGGLRLIGHLAVRESWESILKHGGLHIETSKVVELSNMVGATHSVIEQIRAMGPNGTEYAYCYATNVFHKGPSGWRMVMHHASAAPERAGAFDLHDAPGTLH; encoded by the coding sequence ATGTTTGCCTCTGCCACCGAAGCGGAACAAGCCTTTTATCGCGCACTGGCACGCGGCGACATCGAGGGTCTGATGCAAGTGTGGGCTGGCGATGAAGAAATCGTCTGCGTACATCCTGGTGGCTTGCGCCTGATCGGTCATTTGGCTGTCAGGGAATCCTGGGAGTCCATTCTCAAACATGGCGGATTACATATCGAAACATCGAAGGTGGTTGAACTTTCCAACATGGTTGGCGCTACCCATTCGGTGATCGAGCAAATCCGCGCCATGGGGCCAAATGGCACCGAATATGCGTACTGCTATGCCACCAACGTGTTTCACAAAGGGCCCTCGGGTTGGCGGATGGTGATGCATCACGCAAGCGCCGCCCCCGAGCGTGCAGGCGCATTTGACCTGCACGATGCGCCAGGTACGTTGCACTGA
- a CDS encoding zinc-finger domain-containing protein has product MVTAEDLPLHCPGDKAPVWSMHPRVFLDVTKTGEVKCPYCGTNYKLAPGTVLAGHGH; this is encoded by the coding sequence ATGGTGACTGCTGAAGATTTACCCCTGCATTGCCCTGGCGACAAGGCCCCGGTGTGGAGCATGCACCCGCGCGTATTTTTGGACGTGACTAAAACCGGGGAGGTCAAGTGCCCATACTGCGGCACGAATTACAAACTGGCCCCGGGCACCGTACTGGCTGGCCACGGTCATTAA